Part of the Solwaraspora sp. WMMD792 genome is shown below.
CCTGCTGATCACCGCGTTCGAGCGGGTGCTGGTCGGCTGCCCGACCGCCCGGCTGGTGCTGGTCGGTGCCCTGTACGAGCCGCGCTGGCTGGCCGCGCTGCTGCGCACCATCGACCCTCGGGTGGCTGCCCGGATCACCCTCACCGGCCAGCAGGGTCCGGAGGTGGTGGCTGCGGCGTACGGGGCCGCCGAGGTGTTCGCGTTCGCCTCGCAGACCGACACCCAGGCATTGGTCCTGCAGGAAGCCGGCCTGGCCGGGGTGCCGGTGGTACTTGTCGACCGGGCGTTGCACGCGCACGGCGCGCTTGCCGGCGCCGCACTGCGCACCGAGCCGCAGCCGGGTGCGCTGGCCGGCGGGGTGCTGCGGCTGCTGCTCGACCCGGACACGGCCCGCCGGCAGGCGGCCGCGGCGGCGGCCCGCTGCGCCGAACACACCCCGGCCCGCTACGCCGAGGCGATCCGTGAGGTGTATGCGTCGGCCGCCGGGCTGGCGAGTAGGTTCAACGACCGTGGACGTACTCGTCGTTGATCAGTCGTCAACCATGACTGAGGGGCACCTAACTGGATGATCATCCGGTCGGACAGACGTATGACCCTCGCGTCCTGCTGGCTGGGATCCCGGCCGATCACCCGAGGTCAATGCCGTAGCGATCCACTTACGGTGAGATCTTCAAACGGGGACTCCACTGCCGGAGGCGCATCACCGATGATGCTCGAACGACTGTCCACACCGATTATCGCCGCCGCCGCGCTCGCGGCTGGCGTCGCGGCACACGCCGCGATCTCCCGCACCCGCAGCCGCGCCGTGGCACGCGCGTACGCGGATGGGTTCATGGACCGGCACCGCCTTGACCGGCACCGCCTTGGCCGGCCCGTCGTCCGATCTGGAGACTGAGCCGGGGCGGGGGGCGGGGGTGGGGCTGAACCCCTCATCGAGGACCCCCCCCCCCCCCGGCTCAATGTCAACTTTAGATCACTAGCAGTTACGTTGGGCCGGTGTGTGCAGGAGCTGCACCACAGTGCCGGGCGAGCGCCGCTGCGGCGGCCCGACCAGTGGAGAACGGGCCGAGCCGGTCTGACTCGTCCAGCCGTGCGGCTGTCCACCCGCCGAGCAGCCGCCCCGGCTCCGACCACAGGTACCCGAGCAGCACGCCGTCGCACGCCGCCACCCACCTGGTGGCCCGTTGGTCGACGGGCGCGTACCGCAGCCCTGGATGGGACATCACGGTGTCCAGCGCGGCAGCCGCCAGCATCTCAGCCTCGGCCTCGTCGACCGCCGTAGCGGCCGCGGTCAGCTTTTCCAACGCCTGGACCCGGTCCATGATGGTCACCTCTCGCCCCGTATCGGCAGATCGTCGTACACGTACGTCACCCGGCGGGCATCCGACACCACCTGCAACGCCTCCAGCGGCCGGCCGGTGACGTCTCGCGTCGTGCGCCACAGCTCAAGCACCCAGCCCACCGCCGCCAAGCCCAGGTCCGATTGCTCGGCCAACGCAGCAGGCCGCGCCGACAGCTCCTCGCTCGCGGTCGCCGGCCGCATGCCGGCAGCGGCCAACGCGGCGTACACGCCGCCGACCACCTTGCCCTGCCCGGCGAGCGCCGTGCCCGCCACCAGGTCACGCGGCATCCACGACTCATGCAGCTGGACGACACGGCCGTCCATCAAGTGGCGACGGCGGCGCAGCACCATTGAGGCGCCGGCAGGCAGAGCCAGCCGCGCGGCTACGCCGGGTGGTGCAGGTATGGCCTCCTCGACCGATACGACTTCCACCGACCCGTCGATGCCCTGGTCGGCGCAGGCGGTCTCCCACGGGCCGAGGTTCGCCCGAGTGCGGGCGGGGTCGGCGACGGCTGCGTACCGCGCCAGCGCCAGCCGCACCGGTGGCGCCGCGACTCGCGTTCCTGCGGCCCGGGCCGACTCGAGTACGCCGGCGGCGCGCAGTTCGGCCAGTGCCCGACGCACCGTCTCCCGTGACACGCCGTACCGCTCTGCCAGGGCGTGCTCGGTCGGGATCTGGGCGCCGGGCGCGTACTCGCCCGCCGCGATCGCCTCGCGGAGGTCCGCTGCGATCTCCCGATAGCCCGCCATGTGGCCCAGTTTAGGCGTACGCAAAGCCTTGACGTCGCGTCGTTACTGCGGTCACACTCAGTCCAACGCTTTGCGTACGCAAAGATGGGCGGGCCGCTCAGCCGCCCAGCCGGCCCGGTCCTGATCGGCATCCAGCGCGCGGATCCGCGGGGCCGGGCCACCCCGGATCGGCGGCGGTCCGGCCGGGTTCCCCCGTGCTCGCCGGGCCGCCGCCCCGCTGACTCGAGGAGCGCGAAGATGATCGGGAAGTGGTTCCTCCGCGACGCAGGCGTGGTCGACGTCGTCCGTCCGGTGCCCGGCCGCCGCCGGTGGGTCGACCAGCCCGCCCGGCCGACCGACACCCGGCCTGCGACCCGCACCGACCGTGCCGACCAGCGCGGCGGCAACGGCGGCCGCACCATCCTGCCGTGACCGGCACGTCCAGACCGGCCGCCCCGGCCGTCGAGCCGGCACACACCCCGCACCGGCCGACGTGGGACTGCGTCGTGTGCCCGGACGGTACGCCCTGGCCGTGTTCGCCGGCCCGCGTCCAGCTGGCGGAGGCGTACGCCAGCGAACCGCTCGCGCTGTCGGTCGACATCGGCGAGATGCTGACCGTCGCGGCTCGCGAGGCGGGTATCACCGACCCTGCCGAGCTGCACGAGCGGTTCGTGGCGTGGACCTGGATCGACGGGAGTCCAACGCGGTGACCGCGATGGACGACGGGCCGATCACCGATCAGGACATCGACGACGCGGCGGCCGGCGCCGTGCACGCACACGCCGCCGGCCACCGCTGTCACACCGACTGCCCCGGCACCGAGGACTGCCCGCAGCTGGTGTGGGCCCGTACCCGCCGGGCCATCGCCAAGTACCGCCTGGTGCGGCGATCCATATGACCGGGCCGATGGACGACGCCACGGCGGCGCGAATACTGGCCATCCACCACGGCCCGCCACCACCGGTCTGGCCACGATGCCCGGAGTGCGAGCCCGAGGGGTGCCCCGACCTGATCCGCGCGGTGCAGTGGCGCGCGGACCGACGGGATGAGCTGGACGATGCCGGCGTGGCCGACCATCCGCTGCTGTCGTGGCGGTGGCCACGCCGGACCACCCTGCTCTCAAGGCCATGGCGGTGCACCGTGCCGTCACGGCCGTGATCGTCGTCCGGGTCTACGGTCGGAGCGGGCAGCTGCTCTGCCTGGACGTGACCGCCGCCGCGCCGGGGGTGTGGCTGCGCGCCCAGACCGGTGAGCCGTGGTGGCCGGCGCGCTGGCGTGTCGTGGTGGAGTGGGCCTAGCCACGAGCATGCGGCGGTGCACCCGAGTCTCATCCCCGTAACGGTGGGTGTCGCCTGCCCGACGGTCCGATGGCGTGCTGCGGCCGCCGCTGGCACCGTGATCGCGCCCGCCCGTACCCCGACGGCCCCGCCCCGGCCGGCGACGGCGGGGCCCCACGAGAACCGAGGAGACGACGTGCGTAACAGAATGTTGGTGGCCGCGATCGTGGCGGCCGCCGTCACCGCTCTGGGCTGCGGTGCCGGCTCTGACGAGGACGCGGCCACGCCGGCCCCGACGTCGGCACCGGCGGACGACAGCCTTGCCTCCGCCGCTGCGGCCGCCGGGATCCCGCCTACCCCATCGCCTGAAGATTGGGCTGCCTACATCAGCGCGCTGAAGGACATCAACCCGGACATCGTCGGAGACAAGGACGAGAAGACGATCATCGACCGTGGCCGGAGCCAGTGCCAGTCAATCGGCAACGGCGAGGCAGACGAGGCAAAGCTCGTCCAGCTCACGAACTTGCGATTTTCGGCGCCGGGGTATCCGGACGGGTTCGGGGAGGAGACCGCCACCCAGATCCTGGCTGTGGTGCGGCAGTACATCTGTCCAGACTTCTGAGACATGGCGGAGCGGCCCCGCACCGGACTCGGTGCGGGGCCGCTGCTGTGTACGGAGGTCAGCGTCCAGGCGGGACCTCGTGTCGGGGTGCGGACGCCAGCCACGGCGCGTACCGCCGCATCCAGGCGTCGACGCCGGGGATGGCCATGACTCGGGTGATGGCGCCGGTGACCGCGACGACGCCGGCGACGGCCGGCACGGTGTCGATTCCGGCCTCGGTCGCGGCGAGCGGGATCAGCGGCAGCGCGGCGATCGCCGCGGCGACGGCCGTCCGGAGGGTGGCCCGCCACGGGTGGCGGGACTGGGTGGTGACAGGACTGGCCATGGTCATCGCTCCTCGTCGGTCGCGTCGACGGCCGCGCGGACAAGGCAGTCCTTCGCCTCGACCGCCCGGCGAATCGCGGTGGTCAGCTCCGGACCGTCCGGGAGGTCCGCGACGAGGTCGAGCACCGCGCTGCCGATGCGGGCAGATACGGCGGCCAGCGGTGGCGGCAGGTGCGACCAGGCAAGGTGCCGGGCGATCTGGACGGTCGACCGGTGTCGGCCGGTCAGCGCGGCCTCGATGCCGGCGCGGGTGCCGGCCGCCGCCTGCAGCGGATCGGCTGGATCGGTCGGGGTCTGTGGCACGAGGGTCTCCTATCTTTCACCGGCTCTATGCCGGCGATGGGCGGGCAAGGTGCAACTGTGCGGTCAGGTCCTCGACCTGGCCGCGCAGCTGCAGGATCGTGGCGTCGCGGGCGGCCAGG
Proteins encoded:
- a CDS encoding GntR family transcriptional regulator, giving the protein MAGYREIAADLREAIAAGEYAPGAQIPTEHALAERYGVSRETVRRALAELRAAGVLESARAAGTRVAAPPVRLALARYAAVADPARTRANLGPWETACADQGIDGSVEVVSVEEAIPAPPGVAARLALPAGASMVLRRRRHLMDGRVVQLHESWMPRDLVAGTALAGQGKVVGGVYAALAAAGMRPATASEELSARPAALAEQSDLGLAAVGWVLELWRTTRDVTGRPLEALQVVSDARRVTYVYDDLPIRGER